The Deltaproteobacteria bacterium genome includes a window with the following:
- a CDS encoding DUF2156 domain-containing protein translates to MSAVQQLKFVPLRPLAREEAIDHPSGYLALSSQNQRFMLDSTPGFIAYRVQGKHFIALGGVHAPLSSRAILLDGFLAEADRQGCGVVVVQVGQSQLELFHSRGFTVNQFGTTYGLDLRHFSLAGTKRVKLRHKIKQAQTADLQVLEVGRSFPANATTFAQLHQISNAWLRAKGKKELDFMIGELGTPQETERRIFVVTDAHYHFQGFITYVPVWGEHPGYLHDLTRRLPDAPTGTMELCNAHAIERFVAEGVRYLHFGFTPFITDGVKEPHGSRLVTTLVHLLGTYGSAVYPAQRQVQYKLKWGPDFVEREFLACRPLSLRAIIDLLILTRSV, encoded by the coding sequence ATGAGTGCAGTGCAACAACTCAAGTTCGTACCACTGCGCCCTCTAGCGCGAGAAGAGGCTATCGATCACCCTTCTGGTTATCTCGCCCTCTCGTCCCAGAATCAGCGCTTCATGCTCGATAGCACTCCTGGTTTTATCGCCTATCGAGTCCAGGGCAAACATTTTATTGCCCTAGGTGGTGTCCATGCCCCGCTTAGCAGCCGTGCGATACTGCTCGATGGCTTTCTTGCCGAAGCTGACAGACAAGGCTGTGGCGTTGTGGTTGTACAAGTAGGTCAATCGCAGCTTGAGCTCTTTCATTCACGCGGTTTCACGGTGAATCAATTTGGTACAACCTACGGGCTTGATCTACGTCACTTCTCGTTAGCGGGAACAAAGCGTGTCAAGCTTCGTCACAAGATCAAACAAGCACAAACGGCGGACTTACAAGTCTTAGAGGTTGGTCGGTCGTTCCCTGCTAATGCAACGACCTTTGCCCAGTTGCATCAAATTAGCAACGCATGGCTTCGCGCCAAAGGAAAAAAGGAACTGGATTTCATGATCGGTGAACTTGGCACCCCACAAGAAACCGAACGGCGCATCTTTGTCGTCACCGACGCGCACTACCACTTCCAGGGTTTCATCACCTATGTTCCGGTCTGGGGTGAGCACCCAGGATACCTGCACGACCTTACGCGCCGCCTTCCCGATGCTCCCACTGGCACGATGGAGCTGTGCAACGCTCATGCGATTGAGCGATTTGTCGCCGAGGGCGTACGATATCTACACTTCGGGTTTACTCCGTTCATCACCGATGGAGTGAAAGAGCCACACGGAAGTCGTCTTGTCACTACGCTTGTCCACCTGCTCGGCACCTATGGAAGTGCGGTCTATCCAGCGCAGCGCCAAGTCCAATACAAACTGAAATGGGGGCCAGACTTCGTTGAACGGGAATTTCTTGCTTGCCGTCCACTTTCTCTTCGCGCCATCATTGACCTCCTCATTCTGACGCGCTCAGTGTAG
- a CDS encoding FAD-dependent monooxygenase, which produces MSNKDGTFDVIVVGAGVGGAAFALALAHAYSVRVLVLERHPGPGNINRGDSLLPTVTAHLSAWGALERCYTAGAQRLTRMQVFHRHAGLLLDAPLTQPESQYPYLVLPHPEIERTLADTALATGHVFIRYRCHVTQLNEDQGRITGLTFVDEAGHTQQVYARLVVGADGSSSAVRNALGIPLVRVPYNHSFFVVDVGRPSHYEDALRVELHPAGGILIVPGVGGVALAALIRREDEAQFRSWSLEQRIAAIAQRSSLLAGVQAFPKSAHLYQLARAHAPRYTARGAVLLGDAVHLTNPTAGQGMTMAIGDAAALARHVGPALVTEGRSTAIDAALTAYEAERRPVNVGLIRWSHWLSRIYALGGPVSDALHRYVFAFGGSPLGRYLHHTIWTRVAMEKGWAL; this is translated from the coding sequence GTGAGTAATAAGGACGGCACATTCGATGTGATTGTGGTCGGTGCTGGTGTCGGTGGCGCAGCGTTTGCTTTAGCTCTTGCGCACGCCTATTCCGTGCGTGTCCTGGTACTCGAACGTCATCCAGGTCCTGGGAATATCAACCGCGGAGACAGCCTGTTACCAACCGTTACTGCCCATCTCTCAGCATGGGGTGCGTTGGAACGCTGCTATACCGCTGGTGCACAACGACTGACACGTATGCAAGTGTTCCATCGTCACGCCGGTCTGTTGCTCGATGCACCACTCACGCAACCCGAGAGTCAATATCCCTATCTGGTCCTTCCCCATCCAGAAATCGAACGTACCCTGGCAGATACTGCACTGGCCACTGGGCACGTCTTCATCCGCTATCGCTGTCACGTTACACAGCTCAACGAAGACCAAGGGCGTATCACTGGCCTCACATTCGTTGATGAAGCTGGACACACTCAACAGGTTTACGCCAGGTTGGTGGTTGGGGCAGACGGCTCTTCGTCAGCGGTGCGGAACGCACTTGGCATTCCGCTAGTGCGCGTCCCTTATAACCATAGCTTCTTTGTCGTTGATGTCGGACGTCCATCTCACTACGAAGATGCGTTGCGGGTCGAACTGCATCCAGCCGGCGGCATTCTCATTGTCCCTGGTGTGGGTGGCGTAGCTCTGGCGGCATTGATCCGTCGCGAAGATGAAGCGCAATTTCGTTCGTGGTCCCTGGAGCAACGCATCGCGGCCATTGCCCAGCGATCGAGCTTGTTAGCAGGAGTGCAGGCGTTTCCCAAAAGTGCACATCTGTATCAACTGGCCCGTGCACATGCACCACGGTATACCGCACGCGGTGCAGTACTCCTCGGCGATGCAGTGCACTTGACGAATCCAACAGCCGGACAAGGGATGACAATGGCAATTGGCGATGCGGCAGCTCTTGCTCGCCACGTCGGACCAGCGCTAGTAACCGAAGGCCGCTCAACCGCGATCGATGCGGCACTCACAGCCTACGAGGCTGAACGACGCCCGGTGAATGTAGGATTAATACGCTGGTCGCACTGGCTGAGCCGTATCTACGCGTTGGGCGGTCCAGTCAGTGATGCTCTTCATCGCTATGTGTTTGCCTTTGGTGGCTCACCGCTGGGGCGTTACCTGCATCACACTATCTGGACCCGTGTCGCGATGGAGAAAGGATGGGCCTTATGA
- a CDS encoding diacylglycerol kinase family lipid kinase encodes MIKTKRIRLIVNPSARSGRGQRTLNRQELDSFCTPGVRVEWIESRCAAHLQHLVHAAQSDTLDAIGLAGGDGTVMLALSALTGPNRVPLAILPIGSGNDFAKDIGVPRSVSEAFRTLLNGTPRWVDVARATPAGDRYCCVASVGLDECALQLIHHSWLPRSKVLNVYAAVRALLTYQPQPVRIAWDGGQFAGPVMFAAVTNTRSYGGGFKVSPEAQVDDGQLNLCIVRNTPKLRLLHQFPRILKGTHGMMPEVTLASSPWVRLESLNSALPVSLDGELPQTTTPIELRCEPRAVQVLVPRSVV; translated from the coding sequence ATGATCAAAACAAAACGTATCCGACTGATTGTGAATCCGAGCGCTCGCTCCGGTCGCGGCCAGCGCACCCTAAACCGTCAAGAGCTGGATTCTTTTTGCACTCCGGGAGTCCGAGTTGAGTGGATCGAAAGCCGCTGCGCCGCACATCTGCAACACTTAGTGCACGCAGCGCAAAGTGACACACTTGACGCCATCGGCCTCGCCGGTGGAGACGGAACTGTCATGTTGGCGCTCAGTGCTCTCACCGGACCGAATCGCGTCCCGCTCGCCATCTTGCCAATTGGTTCAGGAAACGATTTTGCCAAAGATATCGGCGTACCACGCTCAGTCTCTGAAGCATTCCGCACGCTTCTCAACGGCACCCCACGCTGGGTTGATGTCGCGCGTGCTACGCCAGCTGGGGACCGTTATTGCTGCGTTGCCTCAGTCGGTCTTGATGAATGTGCATTGCAGCTCATTCATCACTCGTGGCTTCCTCGCTCAAAAGTGCTGAACGTTTATGCCGCCGTGCGTGCACTCCTCACGTACCAGCCACAACCTGTGCGGATCGCCTGGGACGGTGGACAATTTGCAGGGCCGGTCATGTTTGCTGCGGTCACTAATACGCGCAGTTACGGTGGCGGATTCAAGGTCAGCCCAGAGGCTCAGGTTGATGACGGGCAATTGAATCTTTGTATCGTCCGAAACACTCCCAAACTGCGCCTTCTTCACCAGTTTCCGCGCATCCTCAAGGGAACGCACGGAATGATGCCTGAGGTTACTCTCGCTTCAAGCCCATGGGTCCGACTAGAGAGCCTTAACAGTGCACTACCAGTGTCCCTCGATGGAGAACTGCCACAGACAACAACGCCGATTGAATTACGGTGTGAACCGCGAGCCGTGCAGGTTTTGGTACCAAGGAGTGTAGTGTAG